The window CCGGGGGTGCGCAGGCCGTCGTAGTGGGGGCCGAAGCGGAAGCTCAGGAAGACGTGCTCCCACTCGGCGTCGAAGTACATCAGCCCCTCGATGTCGATCAGGGCGGGATGCCCGCCGGCGTCCAGCAGGACGTGGTCGGGGCCCAGTTCGCCGTGGACGAGGCTGTGCGCGGCGCGGGGGCGCACCTCGGCGGCGAGCGCCCGCACGCTCTCCTCCAGCCGTGCGCGGTGGGCGGCTGCCCGCGGTTCGCGTACGGCGGTCTCGGCGATGTCGGACAGCGCGCGGCCGGCGACCAGCCGGGCGCAGGAGCCGCCGTACGAGGAGACCCCGCCGTCGGCGACGGCGACCTTGCCGAACCTGTCGGAGCGGCACTCGCGCAGGGAGCCGAGGGCCTCGGCGAGTTCGCCCAGGGCCGGCCGGGCCGCACCCGGGTCCCGCCGCAGGGCCTCCTCCAGGCTGCCGCCGGGCAGGTCCTCGACGACGACGGCGCCCGCCTCCCGGTCCACGTGCAGCAGGCGGGCGGTACGGACACCGGCGGCGGTGAGCCGGTCGTGCGAGGCGGTGAACAGATCGAGGCCGGAGGCGTGCGAGAAGGGATCGCGGGGGTCGGCGTCGGGCTGCTCCCAGTAGTCCTCGTCCGGGGCCCAGACGTAGGCGATCGCGGTCGTGCCGTCGTCCGCCAGGAGACGGTAGGCGCCCTTCTTGGACCCGCCGCGCAGCCGGGTGACGGCCGTCAGGGTGCGGTGGGCGCCGAGGGCGGCCCGGGCGAGGGGTGCCAGGTCGGCGGCCGTGCGGTGCCGCCGGGCGGGTGTCATGCGGCCCAGTCCTCCCGGTAGGCCCGCCAGTCCGCCTCCGTCGCCGCGAAGTCGACGTACAGGGCGACGCCGAAGCGGGCGCGGTCCGCGTCGGTCCGGGACAGGCCCAGCCGCACGCCCCGCACGGCCGCCGGGACGGTCTCGGCGTGGGCCCAGTGGCCGAACCGGTTCTCGTGGTAGAAGGGCAGGCCCATCAGGAGGTCCGTGGAGTCGGGGGTGACCTCCAGGGCGAGGCTGGTCTGCTGGGCCACGTACCCGCCGTAGAGGCTCTCCAGCGGCTGCATGGTGTCGTACGACATGACGGCGATCTGGTCGACCCGGCGGGCCACCTGCCCGAAGTAGGCCTGCGACCACCACTTGGGGTGGCCGGTGGTCGTGCCCCAGAAGGAGTGGAAGGCCGGCAGCGGGTCGATCTGGTGGGCGGCCACGGACAGCAGGGCGTGGTGGGCGTGAGTGAGGGCGCGCAGGTCGTCGAGGAGGTCGAGGTAGTCCCGGTCGCCGGAGTGGAGCGGCTCCAGGTCGAAGTGGGCGCCCTCGAACCCGGCGTCCAGGACGCGGCGGGTGGACGCGACGATCGCGGCCCGGGTGGAGGCGCGCTCCAGACGCAGCCCGTCGGGGCTCTCGGTGGCCAGCTTGTCGCCGAGCCAGGCCTGCACCCTGACCCCGGGCAGTTCCCGGTGGACGGCCGAGATCAGCCAACGCGCCCGCGCGTACGCGGACTCGGGCAGGGTTCCGTCGTGTTCCAGCGGACCGGAGTGGACGTACAGGTCCCGGATCCCGGTGCCCCGCAGCCGTCCGGCCAGCGCCTCGACGTCCTGGTCCGTCTTGCGGCCGTCCACCCACGCGTGGCCCAGCCAGAGGGCGTCCCGGTGGCGCGTGCGGGTCCCGGCGGCCGGGTCACCCGTGTAGTTGACGCGCAGGGCGGTCTCGGCGGTGAGGAGGGGGACGAGAAGGAGGGCGAGCACGAGGAGGGCGTAGCGACGGAACCGCCGGAGCCCGCGCCCGGCGGGCTTTCGCGGCGCGCCGGCGCCGACGGGTTCGGTCGTGTCGCCGTCCGGCCGGGCCGCGTTCTCC of the Streptomyces sp. 1222.5 genome contains:
- a CDS encoding phosphotransferase codes for the protein MTPARRHRTAADLAPLARAALGAHRTLTAVTRLRGGSKKGAYRLLADDGTTAIAYVWAPDEDYWEQPDADPRDPFSHASGLDLFTASHDRLTAAGVRTARLLHVDREAGAVVVEDLPGGSLEEALRRDPGAARPALGELAEALGSLRECRSDRFGKVAVADGGVSSYGGSCARLVAGRALSDIAETAVREPRAAAHRARLEESVRALAAEVRPRAAHSLVHGELGPDHVLLDAGGHPALIDIEGLMYFDAEWEHVFLSFRFGPHYDGLRTPGLDPDRLRLYRLAMHLHLVAGPLRLLDGDFPDPEFMRGIADHNLARALALVGP